A part of Microbacterium terregens genomic DNA contains:
- the secF gene encoding protein translocase subunit SecF, whose translation MRSMSQLGNDLYTGKTSFPFVGRRRLWFILAAILVIASALVPLVRPIQFSIEFTGGSQFTVTNVSTPDQLLATEAVQSVVPDATTKVTTVGDSNVRVQTDQLTPAETQEVTDALAEIYEVPVTEVTSSFIGPSWGADVTRQSLWGLAIFLALTFLILALYFRTWKMSAASIIGLLDVLVITVGVYALCGFEISPAAVIGFLTILSYALYDTTVVFDKIRENTTEDGEVSGRTFGESVNLAVNQTLIRSINTTVVAILPTGAILFIGALWLGAQTLTDISLAIFVGTIVAAYSTLFVASPLYSLFRESEPNIKTRDARVLVARERAGSPV comes from the coding sequence ATGCGTTCCATGAGCCAGCTCGGCAACGACCTCTACACCGGCAAGACCTCATTCCCGTTCGTCGGGCGCCGACGGCTGTGGTTCATCCTCGCGGCGATCCTCGTGATCGCCTCGGCGCTCGTTCCGCTCGTCCGGCCCATCCAGTTCTCGATCGAGTTCACCGGCGGATCACAGTTCACCGTGACCAACGTCAGCACGCCGGACCAGCTGCTGGCCACCGAAGCGGTCCAGTCCGTCGTGCCCGATGCCACCACGAAGGTCACGACCGTGGGGGACAGCAATGTCCGGGTCCAGACCGATCAGCTCACTCCTGCCGAGACGCAGGAGGTGACGGACGCGCTCGCGGAGATCTACGAAGTGCCCGTCACCGAGGTGACGTCGTCGTTCATCGGGCCGAGCTGGGGTGCCGATGTGACACGCCAGTCGCTGTGGGGCCTGGCGATCTTCCTCGCACTGACGTTCCTGATCCTCGCGCTGTATTTCCGCACGTGGAAGATGTCGGCCGCCTCGATCATCGGCCTGCTCGACGTGCTCGTGATCACGGTCGGCGTGTATGCGCTGTGCGGCTTCGAGATCTCGCCCGCGGCGGTGATCGGCTTCCTGACGATCCTGTCGTACGCGCTGTATGACACGACGGTCGTCTTCGACAAGATCCGGGAGAATACGACCGAAGACGGCGAAGTGTCAGGCCGCACCTTCGGCGAGTCGGTCAACCTCGCGGTGAACCAGACACTGATCCGCTCGATCAACACGACCGTCGTGGCCATCCTGCCGACGGGTGCGATCTTGTTCATCGGCGCACTGTGGCTCGGTGCGCAGACGCTGACCGACATCTCGCTCGCGATCTTCGTCGGAACCATCGTGGCGGCGTATTCCACGCTGTTCGTCGCGTCGCCGCTGTATTCGCTGTTCCGCGAGAGCGAGCCGAACATCAAGACGCGCGATGCACGCGTGCTCGTCGCGCGCGAGCGCGCCGGTTCGCCCGTCTAA
- the secD gene encoding protein translocase subunit SecD, protein MATSTPVRHAWRALTGLLIVTAVLFGINALGVHVFKASSWSPELALDLQGGTQIILEAQTADGAAPSSEQLNQAVTIIRQRVDASGVGEADVTTEGGRNIVVQIPGQADEQTRQRIEASAQLQLRAVLYTAQPATTFVGDDGKPTPFPTPDPSLNSTPTAEPTNGSDPAWITEALFAQFNAYDCANPDNDPANAPKDQPLVTCDVDGTVKYILGPVELDGSSISDATFGLEQTSGRWAVNIKFDDAGTKTFGQISQRLFGATSPLNQFAFVLDGSVLSAPSMNAIILGGDPSITGSFTQETAKTLADQLKYGALPLSFEVVSSDTISATLGSQQLQIGLIAGLIGLALVAIYSLIVYRALGLVIIASLIVMGVLTYLAICILAWRMGFRLSLAGVAGLIVSIGFTADSFIVYFERIRDELRDGKSITGAVEDGWSRAKRTIYISKSINVLAAVVLYILADATVKGFAFTLGLTTVIDVLIFILFTHPVMQLLARTRFFGSGHPLSGMDPAALGAVYRGRAQFRAPVAPSSKTAAERRASRSRGEAERRQTIAERKQAELADLTGAGKSSTRDKEGEL, encoded by the coding sequence GTGGCGACTTCCACCCCCGTCCGTCATGCCTGGCGCGCGCTGACCGGTCTTCTGATCGTCACCGCCGTGCTGTTCGGCATCAACGCGCTCGGCGTCCATGTCTTCAAAGCCAGTTCCTGGAGCCCCGAGCTCGCGCTCGACCTCCAGGGCGGGACGCAGATCATCCTCGAGGCGCAGACCGCCGACGGCGCGGCGCCGTCGAGCGAGCAGCTGAACCAAGCGGTCACGATCATCCGCCAGCGCGTCGACGCCTCCGGCGTGGGCGAGGCCGACGTGACGACCGAGGGTGGCAGGAACATCGTCGTCCAGATCCCCGGTCAGGCGGATGAGCAGACCCGTCAGCGCATCGAGGCCTCTGCCCAGTTGCAGCTGCGGGCCGTGCTGTACACCGCTCAGCCCGCGACGACGTTCGTGGGGGACGACGGCAAGCCGACGCCCTTCCCGACACCCGATCCATCGCTGAACTCCACCCCGACGGCCGAGCCGACGAACGGGAGCGATCCCGCGTGGATCACCGAGGCGCTGTTCGCACAGTTCAATGCGTACGACTGCGCCAATCCCGACAACGACCCGGCCAACGCCCCCAAAGACCAGCCGCTGGTCACCTGCGACGTGGACGGCACCGTGAAGTACATCCTCGGTCCCGTGGAGCTGGACGGATCGTCCATCTCGGACGCGACGTTCGGGCTGGAGCAGACGAGCGGTCGTTGGGCCGTCAACATCAAGTTCGACGACGCCGGCACCAAGACGTTCGGTCAGATCAGCCAGCGGCTCTTCGGGGCCACGTCGCCGCTCAACCAGTTCGCGTTCGTCCTGGACGGCAGCGTGCTCTCGGCTCCCTCGATGAACGCGATCATCCTGGGCGGCGACCCGAGCATCACCGGCAGCTTCACGCAGGAGACTGCCAAGACGCTCGCCGACCAGCTCAAGTACGGCGCACTGCCGCTCAGCTTCGAGGTCGTCAGCTCCGACACGATCTCGGCGACGCTGGGGTCGCAGCAGCTGCAGATCGGCCTCATCGCAGGTCTGATCGGCCTCGCGCTCGTGGCGATCTACTCATTGATCGTCTACCGGGCGCTGGGTCTGGTGATCATCGCGTCGCTGATCGTGATGGGTGTGCTGACCTATCTGGCGATCTGCATCCTCGCCTGGCGGATGGGATTCCGGCTGTCCCTCGCCGGCGTCGCCGGCCTGATCGTGTCCATCGGATTCACCGCCGACTCGTTCATCGTTTACTTCGAACGAATACGAGACGAACTGCGTGACGGTAAATCGATCACCGGGGCCGTCGAGGACGGATGGAGCCGCGCGAAGCGGACCATCTACATCTCGAAGTCGATCAACGTGCTCGCCGCGGTCGTCCTGTACATCCTGGCCGACGCCACGGTGAAGGGCTTCGCCTTCACGCTGGGTCTGACCACCGTCATCGACGTGTTGATCTTCATCCTGTTCACCCATCCCGTGATGCAGCTGCTCGCTCGTACGCGCTTCTTCGGTTCGGGGCATCCGCTCTCGGGCATGGATCCCGCGGCGCTCGGGGCGGTCTACCGCGGGCGTGCCCAGTTCCGCGCACCGGTGGCGCCTTCGTCCAAGACGGCGGCAGAGCGGCGCGCGTCGCGTTCGCGAGGTGAGGCCGAACGTCGTCAGACCATCGCCGAGCGCAAGCAGGCGGAGCTGGCCGACCTCACCGGCGCCGGCAAATCGTCCACACGCGACAAGGAGGGAGAGCTCTGA
- a CDS encoding preprotein translocase subunit YajC codes for MDIATFFGNYGLIILLVVLLVFMFWSSRRRMQKQKTEQEQKARQTVPGAEVLMQGGLYGTIIAYDPDNLDQPALVEIAPGVQIKVHSQAILRVVDPVEGVVTEDELIESEESEAGYIDGVAGGSISSISDDYRRAESLPPVDPDTDLDNKPKA; via the coding sequence ATGGACATCGCCACGTTCTTCGGCAACTACGGCCTCATCATCCTGCTGGTCGTCCTCCTCGTCTTCATGTTCTGGAGCTCGCGTCGCCGGATGCAGAAGCAGAAGACCGAGCAGGAGCAGAAGGCCCGCCAGACCGTTCCCGGCGCGGAGGTCCTCATGCAGGGCGGCCTCTACGGCACGATCATCGCCTACGACCCCGACAACCTCGACCAGCCCGCTCTGGTCGAGATCGCGCCGGGCGTCCAGATCAAGGTCCACAGCCAGGCCATCCTGCGCGTCGTCGATCCCGTCGAGGGCGTCGTGACCGAGGACGAGCTCATCGAGTCCGAAGAGAGCGAAGCCGGATACATCGACGGCGTCGCCGGCGGCTCAATCAGCTCGATCAGCGACGACTACCGCCGGGCCGAATCACTCCCGCCGGTCGACCCCGACACCGACCTGGACAACAAGCCCAAGGCCTGA
- the ruvB gene encoding Holliday junction branch migration DNA helicase RuvB, translating into MPVDEVRDADEPVDDLELAIEGALRPASLSEFVGQQKVRGQLQLLLDAARIQQRPADHILLSGPPGLGKTTLAMIIGHESGRPLRLSSGPAIQHAGDLAALLSSLTPGEVLFIDEVHRMARSAEEMLYLAMEDFRIDIMVGKGAGATSIPLDLAPFTLVGATTRSGLLPNPLRDRFGFTGHLEYYEPAELERVIERSAAMLAVDLPPASRAEIARRSRGTPRIANRLLRRVRDFMIVRGGGGDTATVDAALDLYDVDAIGLDRLDRAVLDALVRRFGGGPVGLSTLAVAVGEEPETIESVVEPYLVRIGFIGRTPRGRVAMPSAFEHLGVRQADSVLRFNDL; encoded by the coding sequence ATGCCGGTGGATGAGGTTCGCGACGCCGATGAACCGGTCGACGACCTCGAGCTGGCGATCGAGGGAGCACTGCGACCGGCATCGCTGTCCGAGTTCGTCGGGCAGCAGAAGGTCCGCGGGCAGCTCCAGCTGCTGTTGGATGCCGCACGCATCCAACAGCGCCCGGCCGACCACATTCTGCTGTCGGGCCCCCCGGGGCTGGGCAAGACGACACTCGCGATGATCATCGGCCACGAGAGCGGCCGACCGCTGCGCCTGTCCAGCGGCCCGGCGATCCAGCACGCGGGCGACCTGGCCGCTCTGCTGTCCAGCCTGACCCCGGGCGAGGTGCTGTTCATCGACGAGGTGCACCGGATGGCGCGCTCGGCCGAGGAGATGCTCTATCTCGCCATGGAGGACTTCCGCATCGACATCATGGTCGGGAAGGGCGCTGGGGCCACCAGCATCCCCCTGGATCTGGCTCCGTTCACGCTGGTCGGCGCAACCACGCGCTCGGGGCTGCTCCCCAACCCGCTGCGCGACCGGTTCGGCTTCACGGGGCACCTCGAGTATTACGAGCCCGCCGAGCTGGAACGGGTCATCGAGCGGTCAGCGGCCATGCTCGCCGTCGACCTGCCGCCCGCGTCGCGCGCCGAGATCGCCCGTCGGTCGCGGGGGACTCCGCGTATCGCGAACCGCCTGCTGCGGCGGGTGCGCGACTTCATGATCGTGCGCGGCGGAGGAGGCGACACGGCGACCGTCGACGCCGCCCTGGACCTGTACGACGTCGACGCGATCGGACTGGATCGCCTCGACCGCGCAGTGCTGGACGCGCTGGTGCGCCGCTTCGGAGGCGGTCCCGTGGGGCTGAGCACCCTCGCTGTGGCCGTGGGCGAAGAACCGGAGACGATCGAGTCCGTCGTGGAGCCCTATCTCGTGCGGATCGGCTTCATCGGGCGCACGCCACGCGGCCGCGTGGCGATGCCGTCGGCCTTCGAGCACCTGGGCGTTCGGCAGGCCGACTCTGTGCTCAGATTCAATGATCTATAA